One window from the genome of Melospiza georgiana isolate bMelGeo1 chromosome 13, bMelGeo1.pri, whole genome shotgun sequence encodes:
- the CA12 gene encoding carbonic anhydrase 12: MSAKSFSIVTVATVLIFCQKIQLSMQAPLNASKWSYIGPDGEKAWPKKYPFCGGVFQSPIDFHKAILQYDSNLLPLEFIGYDVPSTDQFTLINNGHSVKMYLSPAMSIRNLPFEYTASQLHLHWGNQNKSEGSEHTVGGKHFAAELHIVHYNSEKYPDITAAMDKADGLAVLAVLLEIGPFSPSYEKIFRHFQNVKYKDQKVLVPGFNVQELLPDRLDEYYRYEGSLTTPPCYPSVLWTVFRHPVKISQEQLLALETAMYCTERDDPEPLEMVDNFRNVQDFHERLVFISFREGFVVSVVIACILGVLIVLAGAFWLLKKKSCKKGGGDNRGVIYKPGMYEEKEDISKI; the protein is encoded by the exons ATGTCAGCCAAGAGCTTCAGTATAGTCACAGTGGCTACTGTGCTCATTTTCTGCCAAAAGATTCAGCTCTCAATGCAAGCACCGTTGAATG CATCAAAATGGTCTTATATTG GTCCTGATGGAGAGAAGGCCTGGCCAAAGAAATACCCATTTTGTGGAGGAGTATTCCAATCACCAATTGATTTCCACAAAGCTATTCTCCAGTATGATTCTAATCTCTTGCCTTTAGAATTCATAGGCTATGACGTGCCCTCCACTGACCAGTTTACATTGATCAATAATGGCCATTCAG TGAAAATGTATCTGTCACCTGCTATGTCCATCAGAAACCTCCCATTTGAATACACTGCATCTCAACTTCACCTGCACTGGGGCAACCAGAACAAGTCGGAAGGCTCTGAGCACACCGTGGGCGGGAAGCATTTTGCAGCAGAG CTGCATATTGTACATTACAACTCTGAGAAATACCCAGATATAACAGCAGCAATGGACAAAGCAGATGGACTGGCTGTTCTGGCTGTTCTCCTTGAG ATTGGACCCTTCAGCCCATCCTATGAAAAGATCTTCAGGCACTTCCAGAATGTGAAATACAAGG ATCAGAAGGTCCTGGTCCCTGGTTTCAATGTTCAAGAGCTGCTTCCTGACAGGCTGGATGAGTATTATCGCTACGAAGGGTCCCTGACAACTCCTCCCTGCTACCCAAGCGTTCTCTGGACAGTTTTCCGACACCCTGTTAAAATCTCTCAAGAGCAG TTACTGGCACTGGAAACAGCCATGTACTGCACAGAGCGTGACGACCCAGAGCCCCTGGAAATGGTTGATAACTTCAGAAATGTTCAGGATTTCCATGAAAGACTGGTTTTTATCTCCTTCCGTGAAG GTTTTGTGGTATCTGTTGTGATAGCCTGCATTCTGGGAGTTCTCATCGTTCTTGCAGGAGCATTCTGGCtactgaagaagaaaag ttgcAAAAAGGGAGGTGGAGACAACAGAGGAGTCATCTACAAACCAGGCATGTACGAGGAGAAAGAAGACATCTCCAAAATTTGA